GGCCCCGCCCGGCAAACTGGTCGTCCGTTATGACGGTACAGCCCTCGCTGGCCCGGTTTTCGCGCAACAGTTGCTGGGCTTCTGAGTTAGTAGAAGCGCAGGCGGGCAGCCAAATGAGCTGCCGGCCGGTAAATAAGGTAGTTGGGCTGATGACCACAGGGGTTGGCAGTCGTATATTAGCTAGCAAACAACGTAAACTTACTCTATGAAGAGCACCTTGGTTCGACAGGATTCGGACACATTGGCAGACGTAGCCGTGCGCGGCCTCCAAGACCGCAAAGGACAGGACATTGTGGTGATGAACTTGAAAGAGTTGAAAAACGCGGTGGCCGATTATTTTATCATCTGCTCGGCCTCGTCCGATACCCAGCTCGACGCCCTGGCTCGCTCGGTAGAAGAAGAAGTGGAAAAAGTGACTGGCCAGGCGCCTTGGCAGAGCGAAGGCCGCACCAATCGCGAGTGGATATTGTTGGATTACGTCGATGTGGTCGTGCACGTTTTTTTGCGCGACCGTCGGCAGTTTTATGCGTTGGAGGAATTGTGGGGCGATGCCGAAATCACCTACATCGAAGATACCGCTGACGTAGCCCGGCACTAAAGTATCGGGCCGCCGCCTGCGTCTTCGCTAGGGCATCGCCAACAACCCCCTAGCGGCGCGGTTGCACAGGAGTCCATTACAACTAAGTTAATTTTTTATGTCTGATACGACGCCCACCAAACGCCGCAAGCCGACGCTGCCCAATCCTACGCCCCGGCCGGGTGTGCAGCTGTGGGTGATGGCGGGGCTGCTGGTACTATTTCTAGGTATGTTCTGGTTCAACAACCAGAACGCCGCTATCAAAATCAATCAGCAGAAGTTTGAACAAATGCTGGCGGCTGGCGACGTGCACGACGTGTCGCTGGTCAACTCGCGCACCGTAGAAGTGGGCCTGACCCAGGCTGCCCTGCAAAAACCCGAGTACGCCCGCGACCTGGCCGCCCACCGCGGCCCGTTTGCCGACCACGGCGCGCAGTACTACTTTCCCATTTTCGACGCCAAGTATTTTCAGGAGCAGCTCGACAAACTCCAG
The genomic region above belongs to Hymenobacter sp. BRD128 and contains:
- the rsfS gene encoding ribosome silencing factor; translation: MKSTLVRQDSDTLADVAVRGLQDRKGQDIVVMNLKELKNAVADYFIICSASSDTQLDALARSVEEEVEKVTGQAPWQSEGRTNREWILLDYVDVVVHVFLRDRRQFYALEELWGDAEITYIEDTADVARH